From a region of the Vicinamibacteria bacterium genome:
- the ligD gene encoding DNA ligase D: MALEDYKKKRDFSKTPEPPGEPRSTGGNSYCIQKHAASRLHYDFRLELDGVLLSWAVPKGPSYDPRDKRLAMRVEDHPVAYGSFEGVIPEGEYGAGAVVLWDRGTWTPVLEPGLALKKGELKFHLHGEKLTGRWALVRMKGEDPKAWLLIKDKDEHARAAAELDIVSARPESVESGRGLAEVAAERDRLWHSKVVGSDGQMNLGGPAEGQGGASLRLAALAGAVRGLLPQTQPLALAMVVDAPPAGDDWLHEIKHDGYRIVARIEEGEVRLISRNGKDWTKEFPQVARAVGRLPVGTALLDGEVAAVLPNGATSFQALQRRAEGGTPLVYFAFDLLHLDGWDLREVRLDERKEVLRRLLESAPAAFRFSDHVRGMGREFFENVLKAGLEGVVSKRAGAPYREGRGGDWRKAKCRLSQEVVIGGFTASSDGRGSIGALLVGFHEDGELVYAGKVGSGFNDRLLADLQHRLDVRRRETSPLVGVPGPLRRGVQWVEPDLVAQVEFTQWTDEGRMREPVFLGLRDDREARHVVRERPGTVEGGGVDTVAAGRPWEALRLHVNRTHATSGEEVVDLLGVRLTHPDRVYYPSLGFTKLDLALYYVSIADRVLPHLAGRPLTLVRCPDGVGGETFYQKHPGFWTPAQVRRFAVPGKGEEYLFVDSVPGLVALAQAGILEIHPWNSRVARLEEPDQVIFDLDPDEALPFSRVATAARRVRTLLTELGLESFVKTTGGKGLHVCVPLQPEHGWEELEEFTRAVALRLAREEPQTFTANMAKAHRKGKVYVDYLRNVRGANAVGAYSTRARESAPVSAPVEWNELDRLSGPTDLTVAEVPLRVLGFGSGAVDPWGRYLEVKQLAPTSLTRDLAGGESD, encoded by the coding sequence ATGGCGCTTGAGGACTACAAGAAGAAGCGCGACTTCTCCAAGACCCCCGAGCCGCCCGGGGAGCCACGTTCCACCGGGGGCAACTCGTACTGCATTCAGAAGCATGCGGCGTCGCGCCTCCACTATGACTTTCGGCTGGAGCTCGATGGCGTCCTCCTGAGCTGGGCGGTGCCGAAGGGTCCATCCTACGACCCGCGCGACAAGCGGCTCGCCATGCGCGTCGAGGACCACCCGGTCGCCTACGGCTCTTTTGAAGGGGTTATCCCGGAGGGCGAATACGGCGCGGGGGCAGTCGTGCTCTGGGACCGCGGAACATGGACCCCCGTGCTCGAGCCGGGTCTTGCGCTCAAGAAGGGGGAGCTGAAGTTCCACCTCCACGGTGAGAAACTCACCGGCAGGTGGGCGCTCGTACGCATGAAGGGGGAGGACCCCAAGGCATGGCTCCTCATCAAAGACAAAGACGAGCACGCGCGGGCGGCGGCCGAGCTGGACATCGTGAGCGCGCGCCCGGAGAGCGTCGAGTCGGGGCGCGGGCTTGCCGAGGTGGCCGCCGAGCGGGACCGTCTCTGGCACTCGAAGGTCGTCGGCTCGGACGGGCAAATGAATCTCGGCGGGCCGGCCGAGGGACAGGGAGGCGCGTCCCTCCGCCTCGCGGCCCTCGCCGGCGCCGTGCGCGGGCTGCTCCCCCAGACTCAGCCCCTGGCTCTCGCGATGGTGGTCGACGCGCCGCCGGCAGGCGACGACTGGCTTCACGAGATCAAGCACGACGGCTATCGCATCGTGGCGCGAATCGAAGAGGGGGAGGTGCGCCTCATCTCCCGCAACGGGAAGGACTGGACGAAGGAGTTCCCGCAGGTCGCCCGTGCCGTGGGCCGCCTGCCGGTGGGAACCGCACTCCTCGACGGCGAGGTCGCCGCGGTGCTGCCCAACGGGGCGACGAGCTTCCAGGCCCTGCAGCGCCGCGCCGAGGGAGGGACACCGCTCGTCTATTTCGCCTTCGACCTCCTGCACCTCGACGGCTGGGACCTCCGGGAGGTGCGGCTCGACGAGCGCAAGGAGGTCCTGCGACGCCTTCTTGAATCGGCACCCGCAGCCTTCCGGTTCAGCGATCACGTGCGCGGAATGGGCCGCGAGTTCTTCGAGAACGTGCTCAAGGCGGGCCTGGAGGGGGTCGTGAGCAAGCGGGCTGGCGCTCCCTATCGGGAGGGGCGCGGGGGAGATTGGCGGAAGGCGAAGTGCCGACTGAGTCAAGAAGTTGTAATCGGGGGCTTCACGGCGTCCTCTGACGGCCGGGGGTCGATCGGGGCCCTCCTCGTGGGCTTTCACGAAGACGGGGAGCTCGTGTACGCCGGCAAGGTCGGCTCCGGGTTCAACGACCGGCTGCTCGCCGACCTGCAGCATCGGTTGGATGTTCGGCGGCGAGAGACGTCGCCGCTCGTGGGCGTCCCTGGCCCGCTGCGGCGGGGCGTGCAATGGGTCGAGCCCGACCTCGTGGCCCAAGTCGAGTTCACGCAGTGGACGGACGAGGGCCGGATGCGAGAGCCGGTGTTCCTTGGGCTTCGCGACGACAGGGAGGCGCGCCACGTCGTGCGCGAGCGTCCGGGGACGGTCGAGGGCGGCGGAGTCGACACCGTGGCCGCGGGCCGGCCCTGGGAAGCGCTGCGGCTTCACGTCAACCGCACGCACGCCACGAGTGGCGAGGAGGTCGTCGATCTCCTCGGCGTGCGCTTGACCCATCCGGACCGCGTCTACTACCCAAGCCTCGGCTTTACGAAGCTCGATTTGGCCCTGTACTACGTGTCGATTGCCGACAGGGTACTGCCACACCTCGCGGGCCGCCCCCTTACCCTCGTGCGGTGCCCGGACGGGGTCGGCGGCGAGACCTTCTATCAGAAGCACCCGGGCTTCTGGACGCCGGCACAGGTGCGGCGCTTCGCGGTCCCGGGAAAGGGCGAGGAGTATCTCTTCGTGGACTCGGTGCCGGGGCTCGTGGCCCTGGCCCAGGCCGGGATCCTCGAGATCCATCCCTGGAACTCGCGGGTGGCCCGGCTCGAGGAGCCGGATCAGGTGATCTTCGATCTCGACCCCGACGAAGCGCTGCCCTTCTCCCGTGTCGCTACGGCGGCCCGGCGCGTGCGGACTCTCCTGACCGAGCTCGGCCTGGAGAGCTTCGTGAAGACGACGGGGGGCAAGGGCCTGCACGTATGCGTACCCCTCCAGCCGGAGCATGGGTGGGAGGAGCTCGAGGAGTTCACCCGTGCGGTGGCGCTGCGGCTCGCGAGAGAGGAGCCGCAGACCTTCACCGCAAACATGGCCAAGGCCCATCGGAAGGGGAAGGTCTACGTCGACTACCTGCGGAACGTGCGTGGGGCCAACGCGGTCGGCGCCTACTCCACCCGGGCCCGTGAGAGCGCGCCGGTCTCCGCGCCCGTCGAGTGGAACGAGCTCGACCGGCTCTCGGGTCCCACCGACCTAACCGTGGCGGAGGTGCCACTTCGCGTCCTGGGTTTTGGATCGGGCGCGGTCGACCCCTGGGGGCGGTACCTCGAGGTCAAGCAACTGGCGCCCACATCGCTTACGCGCGACCTCGCGGGCGGCGAGTCTGATTAG